The segment CGCCAGTCTACCGGCAATGTGCCATCTGCTATACCGACTTCTGGGCAGCTTATGCAGCAGTTTTCCCCAGTAAACGGCATCGGGCGGTTGGCAAGGAGAGTGGTTTGACTAACCGGATTGAACGATTCAACTGCACCCTGCGCCAAAGAATCTCTCGACTGGTGCGAAAAACCTTGTCTTTCTCCAAGAAGGTGGACAATCACATTGGAACGATCTGGTACTTCATTCATCACTACAATGCATCCTTACCTGTTTAGGACTACCCATAGCCAATTGAAAAAAGAGAGTGACACCCATTTGCTACCCAGATTGTCATCGCAGAGACATTGTTAAACATGGTCGCACTGCTGCTGGAAAACAACACTATTGTTGTCGAAATGCTGCTTTTAAGCAACAGTCGTTCATCTTGTATTTTCGCTATCAAGGATGATTGAAGGAAGTCAAGCAACAAATCAGCGACAATTGGACTCAAGCATCAGGGTGATAGATTGAGTCCAATCTTTAGCTAGCGATCGAGCGTCGCCTGTCCAGATTGAGAGTTCGCTTCAGTTCACAAAGTCACTTACTGTCTTTTATCAGTGAACTGACGCACAGGTTCTTCTAATCTAACAGGTTCGATTGGCTCTTCTACTTTGACCTCGCCACCGAATGAGTCCCTGACTCGGCTAGGATAGCCGATTGAACCAGGTGTAACTCCGTCTGGATGATACCATTCCGTGATGAAGCAGTTGGTTTGGCAAGTCCAGCGACCATAGGGACTCTCTACCCGGTTAGAGTTACTCCCTTGACCCTGACCATATCCACCCGTTGTGTGAGTACTTGGATACTCGCGAAGACCAACGCCTCTGTCATACTCAGCAGAGATCGCGGGTGCTACTGAAGTCAACCCACCCGCCAAAAGAATAAAGATCGGCAAAAACTTACGCATTCAATGTTTCCTTAATTCAAATTGGGACAATAATGAACTTAGCGAATTAGACTAGCAATCATCGGAGCAAGCGATTGAGTCTAATCTTTGGCTTGTTCGCAATTGAGTGTGTCAATCGCTTGTTTGGATGTAGAGTTCGCCGTTCGCGAGGTTATGCAATTTCCTTCGTGATTTTTACTTCAATGATTCGACATAGGTGAGCGGAATTGACTGGAGATTTGGTTGACAATAGTAGAAACAGACACAAATTTCGGGAGTGCATAACCTGATTGAGAGTAAACCATATCTCTATACAACACATGCATAGGATGCTTTCCAGATGCAACTCAAATTTATGCGTCAGCTTGGGTTTCTTTTACTGTTCAGCAGTCTTACGATCGTAGGCGGCAACGCTAAGATTCCTGCAAAAGCTATACCTTCTAGCTCAATGCTGTCCCCTATCAAGCCAGAAACTAAGTTGGTTCAAGCAGAAACTTCACCCTACATTGGGCTCATCTATTCTGAGGTTCCTGAAGGGTTAATCTCTGGAGGTGGTGCAGTTATTGACCAATGGCATCGGATTCACGTCGTTGAACAACCTGGTCAAGCAATGTATCTATGGCTCGGTGAATTGCTGAGGTATGATCAAGTCGGTCAGCCCGTGACTCAAGTTCTCGATGTCTTAGAGTTACCTCCTTTCTCCAAGTCACAAAGGATTGCTTTTCGATTTTGTCGGCTAAATGGCAAGGTCGATCGCGCAATTGCAGCGATCGTGGAAATGACGGAGAGTGAATACTACACTCAGATCAGTCATGCATGGCGCGTGAATACTCAAACTGGCAAAATTGAAGCGATGAGTACTCACGGAGTTGATTGTAAAAATCAAGGCTGGAAAGGCTAACATTACGCAGCGAAACCTCTAAACTCATCAAACTCTACAAATCTTATGCGACTGAAACTTACTTTGCTATGTGGTGTAATACTGACTGCGTTAATCTCTGGCGAGTCAGTACAGGCTGAAGGAGGATGCCCTCTGGGATCCTACCCAGTCGGGGGGCAGAGTGCAGGTTGGTCAGGATGCGCTCCGATTCCAGGACATCCTGCTAACGAAAGCCCTCGCCCTTCTGAACCCACTCGCCCTTCTGAACCCACTAGACAGACACCACTTCCCCCAGACCCGGCGATGATACGTTTGCTAGATGCGGGGGTTAAACAAGCAGAATTTGAAGCAAAATATGGAAGAATTCTGTTTCACGATCCCAAAGTCGGAGTATGGTTGATGACTTCCGCAGGAGATGGGACTGGAAAGAATTGTGCCGTTTCATTTGCTGAAAGTCCCAAAGCATCAAATATCGTTTCGTTTTTTGGCCCGCATCAAAAGATGGCAGGTGCAATCCTATTTCAAGGGACTAGCTTGCCTGCTACTCGTGAAGCCAAGGAGATTCAACCTGCTTTAACATTCAAGGGAGCCAAACCTGTTCCTATCAATGCAGCACTGATCCCCTACGGCAAAAACTCTGGAATTCTAGTCTTAGCTGACATGGCGGGGATGATGCGTCATGCAAATGCAGAGAATGAAGTCACACTGCACCTCGATGGCAAAGAGGTGTTTCGTGCCAGTATGACCGGATTTCTGAAGGCACGGAGCGCCATGCTTGAATGTATGCGGGCTAACTGATAAGATTACTAATGAGGCTTCGTTCTATAGCATCTCTACTTGTTGTAGCAGTCATCAGTCCTCGCCCATCTCTTGCCTCGAATCTACTTCAAGATGGGTACTACTGGACAGGGACTTCTGGAGAAATGATCGAAATTCAAAACGATCGCATTATTGTCAGCGATCGCCCTGATGGATCGCTGACCCCTTCAGAGCCGCAACCTATCAACGAAGGTATTTTCTTCTATGACGATCGTTACTGGTGTCGATCGGACATTGATCCTTACAATGCACAACTCGAAGACTATGAAACCGTAGAATGTACTGCAAAAGGTTGGGTATCAGTCAAAGCAAAGCAACCTAAACATTGCGAACCCAGTGCCTATCAAGAATTCTTCGTGAACTTTGTGCGAGGATATGACGACCAAAAGAATGAGATACGTAATACTTACACTGGGTCAGAGGTCAAAATTGCGAACTATGCTCAGCCCGATCGAGTGTTCTTTTCAATTAACAAGAAGTTGTATCAAGCATTCCGTTTAGGATTGAATCAAGGTTGGATCTATGTTGATCGCATGAATCGAAGCTTTATCGACCAAGAGCAGACTCTCAACAATCAACCGAATCGCATGAGACTAAGGCTCGATGTCTCTTTTCCCGATAAATCTTTCGTCACGCGACTCAAAGCACGTGAATTTGTACGGCTTGCATTTCGGGAAATCAGCGATCGTAAGTTTCGGGTTGACTATTATGCAGCAACCTATCGCAATGTAGAAGGTGCTGCTTGGGTTGAAGCCGATGAACAGTCAGCAGCAGGTGCTTATGTTTTTGAGCATCACAATGGATGCTGGCACTTGACACAAGACTTGCGAATTTTAGGGCGATAACTCGCTCTTCACTGATTGCGTAATTCTACAAGAAGTGGAAGATGGTCTGAACCAATCGCTGATCCAATCGATCGCTGAACTGTGAGCAATGATCGATCATGAAAACAGTGGTCGAGCGCAATCTTCATCAATGGCGGAAATTCAGCCGACCAAGTGGGTTGAAATCCAAACCCTCGTTGTGAATTCACCAGTTGACTGTCTTTCTCCAATCGTCGCAGTCGAACCGACCAAGCAGTGCTATTAAAGTCTCCAATGACAACGACGCGCTTCTGTTGATGTAGCTGAGCTTGACTCCAAGTAGAGACTGAATCAAACTCAATCTCTTGATAGGCAGAGGTTTTCGGACTGCGAGGACGAATCACATGATAGCTTAGAGGGTGTTTTAAAAGTCGGAGTCGGTCAAATTTTATGCCAATCTCCTAACCATGATCCGAATCATTGCTAAGTAAATCCAAGTCTCTGAAGTTTCTGGAAGTAACTCATAATCCCGAACTAAGCGACGACAGTGCATCAGCCAGCCCAGAGTTCGTTCCACCACCCATCGCTTTTTGAGCAGGACAAAGCCTTTGGTTTGTTCCGGGCGTAAGACCACTTGGACAATCCAACGACAGATGGTGACCACCCAGTGCATAAAGGGAAAGCCATCGAAGCCGCCATCCACCCAAATCGTGTGTAGACGAGACACGGCTTTCCCGCGTTGTCGCACCCGCTGGAGGACAGTTTTGCCGCCAGCGCGTTCTGGGGTGCTGGCAGCAGTGACAAAGACCCGTAAGATCAATCCCAGCGTATCGACCGTGATGAATCGCTTGCGCCCTTTGATCACCTTACCTGCATCAAATTCGATTGCTGCATGCACTCCTGCCGCACTTTTCACGCTTTGGCTATCGACAATTGCTTCAGATGGGCTCGGAGAGCGCCCGACTTCGATGCGGATGCAGCGATAGAGACGGTCGTGAATGCTCAACCAGGTTCCATCCTTACGCCAATTACGAAAGTAAGTGTAGACCGTTTGCCAAGCTGGAAAATCTCCAGGTAACGCTCGCCACCGCACCCCTTCGACTAAAACATAAAAATTGCATTGAGAATGTCCCATAAGTCTACTTCTCGCGGTCGTCCGCCAGGTTTTGCATCAGGTAGCAGGTCGCTCAACAATTCATATTGGGCAGGAGTGAGGTTACTGGGATACGATTTACTCATGTAGCTCTCTCGGTGCTGTGCTTTTACGTATTTACAGCTTANNNNNNNNNNNNNNNNNNNNNNNNNNNNNNNNNNNNNNNNNNNNNNNNNNNNNNNNNNNNNNNNNNNNNNNNNNNNNNNNNNNNNNNNNNNNNNNNNNNNTGCGAAAACCCTTGTCTTTCTCCAAGAAGGTGGACAATCACATTGGAACGATCTGGTACTTCATTCATCACTACAATGCATCCTTACCTGTTTAGGACTACCTCCGATTGGTCAAACCACTCTCCTTGCCAACCGCCCGATGCCGTTTACTGGGGAAAACTGCTGCATAAGCTGCCCAGAAGTCGGTATAGCAGATGGCACATTGTCGGTAGACTGGCGGCAAAGATTGCCACAAGGCTTTAGCTCCCGCTTCTGAACGGTTTCCGATATGCACCCCCACAATTTCCCGTGTCTTTGCATCTATCGCCAGCCAAACCCACTGCTTGTTCCCTCGGTGGGAAACGAACGACCACAACTCGTCGCACTGGATCGTTAATCGCCCCTTTTTTTAGCGCTCACGCTCACTCGTCGCGGCACAGTCACATATTTAGCGTTCACGTAGCGTTGCAGCCATAACTCAGACACCCCGGTGACTCTCGCAATTCCTGCTAACGACAGGCGTTCCAAGATCAGCTTATCAATCAAGTCTTTGGTCGCCTGGTCAATCAGTTTGTTCTGCGGGTCTTGCACGAACTGTCGTCCACAGTCCCGACAGCGATAGTTCTGTTTGCCGTTATGGATTCTGCCATTTTTGACCGTGTGTTTTGACTCGCAACTTGGACAAGAAAGCATGACTGCGACACCAGGAAAACCTAAACATCAGCTTTCATTTTATCCTTACCTGTTTAGGACTACCTGGAGCAGAACATTTTGCCGAGTTTGATAACCCCATTTGGGAAGTTGATTTAGACCGGGGATTACGCCTGTTACGATCGGCGATTGAGACTCATCTCATTACCAGTCACTTTGCCCTGCCACTGCTGATCCAGAAGCCAGGAGGATTCGTCGTTGAACTCACCGATGGCACAGCAGATTACAACAATCAGCACTATCGGCAAGCCTTAATTTATGATGTCGCAAAGAATGCAATTATTCGGATGGCGTGGGCATTAGCGCAAGAGCTTCAACCGCATGGCTGCACAGCAGTGTGCCTGACTCCCGGTTGGTTGCGATCGGAAATGATGCTGGATAGTTTTGGTGTGAGTGAAGCGAACTGGCAGGATGCGGCAGTCAAGGAACCGCACTTCATCGTTTCCGAAACACCCCACTTTGTTGGACGTGCCGTTGCTCATCTGGCAGTTGATCCGGAGGTCGCCCGTTGGAATGGTCAATCGCTTTCCAGTGGTCAACTTGCCAAGGTGTATGGTTTTACTGATTTGGATGGTTCTCAACCGGATGCTTGGCGTTACATTCAGGAGGTAACAGAAATGGGCAAACCTGCTGATGCAACTGGATACCGATGAGATCAGCACTTACTCTGATTCTCTAAGGTGGGCGATCGCCCGAACACGGTTCCAGAACGTCTAGTGCATCAGGATCGTTGTCGTCGGTGCAGAACGACAAAAATCTTTCATAGTTGCCTTGGGCGATCGCCGCGTTTGCCGCTTCTAAGATGGCTTTACTGTTGTTTGACATCTAAATTTTTCCTCTGTTCAAGTGGATACTTTAACGGAGCCGCCTCTGCTGCCACTGATACGAAACTCATGGAACAATTGCAGTAACGCGGATTTCAATTCGCATCGTTGGAAGTCCAAGAGCCGCGACTCCTACCTGTGTCCAAATTGGGGCATGGTTGGGCATGTAATGGCGATATAGCCTGACCATCACATCGTTAACCTCTGGGGGCAACCCGCCAACATGGTAAGAATTGACGTGGACAACGTGCTCCCAACCCGCCCCGGCAGTTGCCAGGGTTTGCTCCACGTTCCGAAACGCCTGAGCAATCTCGTCCGCGAGCGATTCAGGAATTTGTAGGTTGTCATTCCAGCCACCTTGACCGGATGTCTCTACGCGATCGCCAATCTTTACCGCTTGCGAGTAATGCAAGTTATTCAGCATGTATTCCCCATAGCCGGGGGTAACAAAAAACTCGGGCTTATTCATGGTGTGACTTGTTCTGATTGAGATACTAATGTTCAGGATTTACTTGCCATGTAATCACAATGATTTCTGCAAGTATTAAGACGGCTAATAGCCACGAAAACGCTTGTAACATGGCTTCCATCGTCCAGTTCTGACTCTCAAGCGCGATCGCCGTCAGGCAAACTCCAAGCGCTAGATACAGGAAAGTAAACCAGGTAGATCATTTCATTACTTTCTCCGATGAAGCTTATTCTCTGTACCAGACACGCACACATTGAAAGCAATTGATTGCAAGACCCTGGCTGATCATCACTGGGTGGAAAGCATTACTGGTCGTCACTCCGTAGACATCATCACTGGTGCCTTCGATGCGATCGGGTAAAACAACGGTTTCAACATTGATTACCTGTATCGTTGTACTTTCGATCCACTGATTTACAGTACTAACAACATCAGAGAAGGATTCATAATCGGAAGCTCCGCCGAAGGGTCCCCGTTCAGTAATTCGAGGCGCAAAATCTTTGTACTTAATCAAAGCCACTTCATCTTGTCTCATTCTGCTTCTCCTGTTTTAATCAAGACCGACTTTCAGCCCAAAATCACACTGCGAACAGTCTGTAAAACCCTTCACAGTAAAGTTTTGTGGGCAGTATCACCTACTGGCTACAACAACCATTGGGTCAGCGGAGGAACCAGGTAGCGCAGCGAGAACGCCTCCCAGATCGCGCCGACGATGAACAGTGGGAGCGTGGACAGACTCAGCCAACCGAACTGTTGCAGCCCACGGACGTAACCCTGACGATGGTTCCGAGTGCCGATGGTGGCGGGGCGAACCCAAGACCGACCCAGGATATATGCGCCAAACATCAGGAGGGCGTAAGCTTGGAATTCGATGAGTATTGTCAGCGAGTGCGGGATCAGTGCCACCGCCATCATCTTGGTAGTCGGAGCCATTGCTAAACCCAGAGTGAACGTCTTATACGCAAACATGGCGATACCAGCAAAGGGAACGATCAGCGAAGGGAGCACGATCCACAGCGCGCCGGTCGTGAGGTTGACTCCCAGGATAGTCAGCGAGAACAGCCAGGGGTTATTGAATAGCGATCGGACAAGAGCCGCCGTTCCGTTGTCTTCCAGGATGGCTGCCTGAGTTGCGCTCAGGTTGGGGAAGACCATCGCCACTACCAACCCGATGATGACTAAGCCATACACAATGGCGTTGATAGTGAGGTAGGCGCGAAAATTAGTGCCAATGATCTGAAAGGGTTTGCGAAGAAATCGCCGAAGCGGGTCTTTGGCACTAGGAGTAAGCGATCGTTGTGGAGACTGGTCTTTGGTGGCGATCGTTTTGCGTGACATGTTTTAGCTCCAATATTGGGTGATGGCTACAGTGATGCTTGCCAGCAAAAAGCTTAGGCAGATCTTGCCAGCAAAAGGCTAAGAGCAAAGGAAAAGGCATGAAAGCTGACATGGGATAACATCGCAGCCTCAAGCGAGTATTGCCAAAAGAGCCAACCAAACGCAATGCCAGCAATCCCATTGAGTAATATCGCTCGGATAATCACAACTGGAGTGAGGGGAACGATCGCGGCAGTCGCTGGCAGGTGTAGCAGTCCAAATACCAACGCGGCTAGAACGATCGCACCTTGATAAATTCCTTGACTTGGCAGCGTAACGCCTTGTTTTAGACCTTTCCACGCGATCCAAACAAGCAGCGACATTAAACCCCAACGCATCAAAATTTCCTCAGTGATGCCGCCATAGAACATTGCTGTGAGCAAATTCAACCAACTTCGTTCTGTATTATTGGCTGCCCGTAGTGCTTCAGGTAGGGCAGGTTGCATCAACCGATCGAGCAACAAGAGAACGAGCGCTGCCGCTGCGCCCACACCCAAACTCCACTTCATCTCAACAGCAAAAGATAGAGACTTAGTGGTATGAAACACCCAATGATCAACCAAATGGGAGCGTAATCCAACACGGTAGGCACAACCAATGCCGATCAGAATGCTGATTGCCAGTAGAACTGAATACTGTAGTCCTTGCAAAAGCATTAAAATCCACAATGGAGGCACTTTTTCGATTGTTTCTGGAGACAGTTTCGCTAACTGTTGCTCGATTAAAGGAATAGACGTGACCGTAAACATCACAATTCCCACACTGCCCAATACAAATAAAATCCCGAATTGTTTCAGAATTGCCATTGGTTTAATCTCCAGATGATCTGTCCTATTAGTTCATGCCAGCAATTATCATCACCGGGATTGTAGGCAAATTGAAAACGACGTGAACAACGACAGCAGTCCAAATTGATCCGCTATGGCGGAAGATCTCGGCAGTAGCGAGACCAGCCACTATAGCTGCGGGAAAGACAATGTTGATGCCATGAACAAGGGCAAAGATCAGGGTGCTACCCACAACCCCAATGAAAGGACCATAGCGCAGCAGCGCGTTGGTGACGACCCCCCGAAAGAGCAACTCCTCGCCGAGGGGCGTGACGATTCCAAGGAAAAATGTTGCTAAAACCAAAGATAGTACTCCGCCGCTACCGCCCTCTGCGTACACACTCTGGACACTGTTATTGTTCCCGGTGATCTGAATCCAACCCAGAACAGCCAGCCCTTTGAGTACGAAGGCAACCAGTCCGACTCCGATCGCGATGAGTAACCAGCGCTTAGAGACCGGACGCAAACCAAAGGCGTTCAGGGAACGAATCCGCAGTAGCACTGCTGCTGCAAATCCGGCAATTCCAGCGATACCAGAGAGCGCGGTGAAGACCAGTCCGTAAACCACGGGGTTAAGACCGAGCCGCTTGAGTTGCGAGCCAATCCCGATTCCCACGATCGCGAAGACGACAAGACCGACGGCGATTTCAGACCAACCCGGACGGGAGGCACGGTTTGGTGCGATCGCGGCAGGGGTCTTTTGTGGGTGGTTAGAAGACACTTTGGACATGGTGATGAACTCCTTTGATCGAGTTGCTGATGGGTTCAGGAATCGACGGGTTCGGCTGCCTTGTCACGCTTGAACACCTTGTAAGCGATCGCCAGGAAGACGGGAATCAGCACGAGAGAGGTGATGTCGTAGAATCTTGCGTGGTACTCACTGATGCTGAATAGAGCTGGCGCGGAGAAGAAGCTTCCAGACCAGTTGAACAAGAGAAAATACGCGATGTTGTTGGCAAAGTGTGCGCCGATCGCAAGCTCGGTCGTGCCGTCGATCAATGAAACGATCGCATACAGCAGACCCGTGCCGACGAAGATTCCGACGAACATCCCGATCCAGCCACCCTCCTGTGACTCTGGGTTAGTGGCGTGCGGCAGGGTGAAGATCACGGCTGAGACGATCGCCAGAAACACACGGTTCGACCAGATTAGGCTTGCACCCTGCACAATGTACCCGCGAAAGAAAAGCTCCTCGGTGGTCGTCTGGATTGCAGTGAGGATTAGCGCGATCGGTACAAAGAGCGCGAACGTCTTGAGGTCGGAGTTGAAAGAGAAGCTATCGGGGTAGAGGAGGTACTGCCCCAACCCGCCGAGCAGTACCCAGGGCACAAATCCAGCCACGAAGCCGTGACCGACGCGCCGCCAACTGATCTGCTTCCGCGCCGTGATCAGCGTCCGGGGATGGCGCTGGTGGATGAGGGTGACGGCGATGAGAATTCCTGCGAGGAACACCGGAAAACCCGCCATGGACACGACGAAGCCCCCCACAGGACCAAACGCCGCGAAATCCAGCCGACCAAGCGCTGCGGCACCCTCTTTGCCGCCGAGCGCCAGCGCGACAAGCGCACTGGCAAGGTTGGCGACGACCATCCATGCAAAGAGGATAATCATCAGCCCCAGAACATACCGCCACCACCGATACTTACCCCACCCAGCAGCCTCGACGTAAGTCGCGTCTTTCACTTCCGTTCCGATTCTCGGCGTTCCTTTGGTTGCTTTGAATCTCATCTTTGTCTCCTTAACTTTTGTGTGGATGTAGTGCCTGGATCTGACCGCTAGTTACGTGGGAGAACGCTTACACTGAATTGCTTTCACATTTCGTAGATAGCTCAACTCAGGCTCAAAATCTGTAGGACAGAAAGCATACACAATGTCCTGAGGTTGGCTAATGACTAAACGGTAAGCGGGTGGAATTCCTTCAGAACTTTCAATCACTTCAATTCTGGGAATCACCTGTGGACTAATTTGAGCCAGAGATGGGAAACTGAACAGCAACAATAGGCTGACCAATATTGTTGCTGAAATAACTCGCGGGGATTGTTGAAGCCTGGACAGAATCTTATTCATTAGAAGTATCCTTATGAGTTTTTTCGGAAGTTTTTCTGAATGATTAATTAGGATTTCCAGGGAAGCGGCGATCGATAGGGATTCTCCCGCATATCCAGCACTTCCCAAGTCATAGGGTTGACCTGTCCTGTGACGGAGATGTCGTAGCGTTGTTGTAAATCTCTCACCGCAGACTCTGTAATCGCACCAAATACACCATCAACAGCAGCACCATTGGGAGTTCCTAACCTGACTCCGGCAGCATGCAAAAAACCATTATCCGAGAGAATTTGCTGCAACATTTGTACCTCTCTACCGCGATCGCCCCGTCTTAGGGTTGGCAACGACAGATCCGTGTAGGCGGTTGCAACGAGAATAGGAGATTGTTGCGGTGGAGGGGTGGCGATCGCTGGGTGCGTTCGTGAACTCCCAATCACTCCTGTCACCGTGATGATTGATAGAGTAGTTTTAGCAAATATCGCAGTGATTCTAGAAGTTAATCGTCGTATTGTGGTTAATTGCATCATCTTTCTCCTATTTGTCGCTATGAATGATTTGCATCGTGTAAGCGAACCTGTTTTGAGGGTATTCCTTAATGACTTGCAGCAATCATAGCTGTCGTCAATTCTGTCATTTTCCAGCGTCTGGTATAGCGAATGTTGTTGATAAATAGGGCTGGAGCCGTTTTTACTCCACTGTGTATTCCACCTTCGATATCTTCATTGATGCGATCGATATGGACATGTTTAGACAAGTCTTTGAGAAACTGCGGAATATCAAGCTCCAAATCGTTGGCGTATTCTAGAAGGTAGCCGTTCTCTAACTTCTGTTGATGAACAAATAAAGTATCGTGCATTGACCAAAACTGTCCCTGGGCAGCGGCGGCTTCAGCAACTTCGGCGGCTCGTTGAGCATGAGGATGAATCTGTGTTTGCGGAAAATGACGGAAGACAAAGCATAAATAATCTTCTCCAAGAGAAGCACTATGCTCTTGTTTGAGCCGTTTAATCAGCTTGTAAGCGTCCGCACTTTTAGGGTCTTGATAGTCTCCATACATCACCAACATAACCTTTGCACTCAGCACACCTTGCATCCAATCTTGGGTTGAAGGAGGGACAAGTAAGGGACTGTAACTACTATCGTCGTTCATTTTTCTACGTTTGCATCCAGCAGAACACTCTGGACAAGTCTGACAGAAAAGCTT is part of the Leptolyngbya boryana PCC 6306 genome and harbors:
- a CDS encoding stage II sporulation protein M produces the protein MSRKTIATKDQSPQRSLTPSAKDPLRRFLRKPFQIIGTNFRAYLTINAIVYGLVIIGLVVAMVFPNLSATQAAILEDNGTAALVRSLFNNPWLFSLTILGVNLTTGALWIVLPSLIVPFAGIAMFAYKTFTLGLAMAPTTKMMAVALIPHSLTILIEFQAYALLMFGAYILGRSWVRPATIGTRNHRQGYVRGLQQFGWLSLSTLPLFIVGAIWEAFSLRYLVPPLTQWLL
- a CDS encoding RidA family protein gives rise to the protein MNKPEFFVTPGYGEYMLNNLHYSQAVKIGDRVETSGQGGWNDNLQIPESLADEIAQAFRNVEQTLATAGAGWEHVVHVNSYHVGGLPPEVNDVMVRLYRHYMPNHAPIWTQVGVAALGLPTMRIEIRVTAIVP
- a CDS encoding CPBP family intramembrane glutamic endopeptidase; the protein is MAILKQFGILFVLGSVGIVMFTVTSIPLIEQQLAKLSPETIEKVPPLWILMLLQGLQYSVLLAISILIGIGCAYRVGLRSHLVDHWVFHTTKSLSFAVEMKWSLGVGAAAALVLLLLDRLMQPALPEALRAANNTERSWLNLLTAMFYGGITEEILMRWGLMSLLVWIAWKGLKQGVTLPSQGIYQGAIVLAALVFGLLHLPATAAIVPLTPVVIIRAILLNGIAGIAFGWLFWQYSLEAAMLSHVSFHAFSFALSLLLARSA
- a CDS encoding DsbA family protein; amino-acid sequence: MNDDSSYSPLLVPPSTQDWMQGVLSAKVMLVMYGDYQDPKSADAYKLIKRLKQEHSASLGEDYLCFVFRHFPQTQIHPHAQRAAEVAEAAAAQGQFWSMHDTLFVHQQKLENGYLLEYANDLELDIPQFLKDLSKHVHIDRINEDIEGGIHSGVKTAPALFINNIRYTRRWKMTELTTAMIAASH
- a CDS encoding SDR family oxidoreductase produces the protein MWEVDLDRGLRLLRSAIETHLITSHFALPLLIQKPGGFVVELTDGTADYNNQHYRQALIYDVAKNAIIRMAWALAQELQPHGCTAVCLTPGWLRSEMMLDSFGVSEANWQDAAVKEPHFIVSETPHFVGRAVAHLAVDPEVARWNGQSLSSGQLAKVYGFTDLDGSQPDAWRYIQEVTEMGKPADATGYR
- a CDS encoding CPBP family intramembrane glutamic endopeptidase, coding for MSKVSSNHPQKTPAAIAPNRASRPGWSEIAVGLVVFAIVGIGIGSQLKRLGLNPVVYGLVFTALSGIAGIAGFAAAVLLRIRSLNAFGLRPVSKRWLLIAIGVGLVAFVLKGLAVLGWIQITGNNNSVQSVYAEGGSGGVLSLVLATFFLGIVTPLGEELLFRGVVTNALLRYGPFIGVVGSTLIFALVHGINIVFPAAIVAGLATAEIFRHSGSIWTAVVVHVVFNLPTIPVMIIAGMN
- a CDS encoding endonuclease/exonuclease/phosphatase family protein, with protein sequence MIRPRSPKTSAYQEIEFDSVSTWSQAQLHQQKRVVVIGDFNSTAWSVRLRRLEKDSQLVNSQRGFGFQPTWSAEFPPLMKIALDHCFHDRSLLTVQRSIGSAIGSDHLPLLVELRNQ
- a CDS encoding IS1/IS1595 family N-terminal zinc-binding domain-containing protein, producing the protein MTPICYPDCHRRDIVKHGRTAAGKQHYCCRNAAFKQQSFILYFRYQG
- a CDS encoding CPBP family intramembrane glutamic endopeptidase, whose product is MRFKATKGTPRIGTEVKDATYVEAAGWGKYRWWRYVLGLMIILFAWMVVANLASALVALALGGKEGAAALGRLDFAAFGPVGGFVVSMAGFPVFLAGILIAVTLIHQRHPRTLITARKQISWRRVGHGFVAGFVPWVLLGGLGQYLLYPDSFSFNSDLKTFALFVPIALILTAIQTTTEELFFRGYIVQGASLIWSNRVFLAIVSAVIFTLPHATNPESQEGGWIGMFVGIFVGTGLLYAIVSLIDGTTELAIGAHFANNIAYFLLFNWSGSFFSAPALFSISEYHARFYDITSLVLIPVFLAIAYKVFKRDKAAEPVDS
- a CDS encoding peptidoglycan-binding domain-containing protein gives rise to the protein MMQLTTIRRLTSRITAIFAKTTLSIITVTGVIGSSRTHPAIATPPPQQSPILVATAYTDLSLPTLRRGDRGREVQMLQQILSDNGFLHAAGVRLGTPNGAAVDGVFGAITESAVRDLQQRYDISVTGQVNPMTWEVLDMRENPYRSPLPWKS